In a single window of the uncultured Erythrobacter sp. genome:
- a CDS encoding class I SAM-dependent methyltransferase, whose protein sequence is MSELLIHSMSEFSSIILPCLDEAKVRDIAEIGSEFGGMSKVLAQRAAKVGGTLTCIDPEPADGFLEWQAGEDQVNHVPRPSLEALEDSGAVDAWFIDGDHNYYTVYNELIAVDAIQREADRPLLAFMHDVSWPCARRDFYYAPDRVPPGWRHPHSYDHGVVLGNDGVFKGRGFRGQGQFAVALESGGERNGVLTAVEDFLREADTDERPLFYVHVPAVFGLGIIFDASADWSTAVAEFLLPFHANQLIARLEENRLRNYLEVVDWQDRSAAGF, encoded by the coding sequence ATGAGCGAACTCCTGATCCACTCGATGTCCGAATTTTCGAGCATTATCCTGCCCTGTCTTGACGAGGCCAAGGTCCGCGACATTGCCGAGATCGGCAGCGAATTCGGCGGGATGTCCAAAGTGCTTGCGCAGCGCGCGGCTAAGGTCGGAGGGACGCTTACTTGCATCGATCCCGAACCAGCCGACGGCTTTCTCGAATGGCAAGCGGGCGAGGACCAGGTCAATCATGTCCCGCGGCCCAGTCTGGAAGCACTGGAGGATTCCGGCGCAGTTGATGCGTGGTTCATCGACGGCGATCACAATTACTACACGGTCTACAATGAGCTGATTGCGGTCGACGCGATCCAACGCGAGGCTGACCGGCCCCTGCTCGCATTTATGCACGATGTGTCATGGCCCTGTGCACGGCGCGACTTCTATTACGCGCCCGACCGTGTTCCGCCCGGCTGGCGCCACCCGCACAGCTATGATCACGGGGTGGTGCTCGGTAATGATGGGGTTTTCAAAGGGCGCGGCTTTCGGGGGCAGGGGCAGTTCGCTGTCGCACTTGAATCGGGCGGCGAACGCAATGGGGTTCTTACCGCTGTCGAAGATTTTCTGCGCGAAGCAGACACCGATGAGCGCCCGCTGTTCTATGTCCATGTTCCGGCGGTCTTTGGCCTTGGCATCATCTTCGATGCCAGCGCAGACTGGTCAACAGCTGTCGCCGAATTCCTGCTGCCCTTTCATGCCAATCAGCTGATCGCGCGGCTGGAGGAAAACCGCCTGCGCAATTATCTCGAAGTGGTCGACTGGCAGGACCGCAGCGCTGCCGGTTTCTGA
- a CDS encoding flagellin, translating to MSVINTNISALRAQNASMRANEMLGTAMERLSTGQRINGAADDAAGLSIATGFTSDIRGLNQGIRNASDGIALAQTAEGALEEVTNMLQRVRELAIQSSTGTYDTEARGFMDQEVDELRAQITDILSNTSFNGVTLFSTTSGTDVTVDIAIDAGRTVTLTSNAIDGTNITATGLDVTTATAAGTTITNVDSLLSAVNTTRSSLGAGQNRLEAAIGNLTTTSTNLSDARSRIQDADYSSETTALAKAQILGQASTAMLAQANQSQQSVLSLLR from the coding sequence ATGTCTGTAATTAACACCAATATCTCGGCCCTTCGCGCTCAGAATGCGAGCATGCGGGCCAATGAAATGCTCGGCACTGCAATGGAGCGTCTGTCGACCGGCCAACGTATCAACGGTGCGGCTGATGATGCTGCTGGCCTGTCGATTGCAACCGGCTTTACCTCCGACATTCGCGGCCTCAATCAGGGCATTCGCAATGCCAGCGACGGTATTGCGCTCGCCCAGACCGCTGAAGGCGCGTTGGAAGAAGTCACCAACATGCTCCAGCGCGTTCGCGAACTGGCTATCCAGTCGAGCACCGGCACTTATGATACGGAAGCTCGCGGCTTCATGGATCAGGAAGTCGACGAGTTGCGCGCACAGATCACCGACATTCTGTCGAACACCAGCTTTAATGGTGTGACCTTGTTCAGCACGACGAGCGGCACCGATGTTACGGTCGATATCGCGATCGATGCGGGCCGCACGGTGACGCTCACCAGCAATGCGATCGATGGCACCAACATCACCGCCACCGGCCTTGACGTGACCACCGCCACCGCAGCGGGAACGACGATCACCAATGTCGACTCCCTGCTCTCGGCCGTAAACACCACGCGTTCCTCGCTGGGTGCGGGGCAGAACCGGCTCGAAGCGGCTATCGGTAACCTGACCACAACCTCAACCAACCTTTCCGATGCAAGGTCGCGGATCCAGGATGCGGATTATTCGTCCGAGACCACCGCGCTCGCCAAGGCGCAGATCCTCGGACAGGCTTCAACCGCAATGCTTGCCCAGGCAAACCAGTCGCAGCAAAGCGTACTGTCCCTGCTCCGTTAA
- a CDS encoding sigma 54-interacting transcriptional regulator encodes MLQSEIPEIQTDETSGEALFPGEPICGPHSALVDPTLPLLAQSWQRDRIVLGDHGRFDPRSKCSAGQLAIDLVHDDKPALTRIGAARVTLAYSPQTLGAAQSALIASAAAKGWPVAGDNESLALLTLAERIAASEIPVLLEGPTGTGKEVIARFVHRMSARKDAAFLAVNCAAMPEAMLEGMLFGHRKGAFTGAAEAREGLFRAADGGTLLLDEIGELPIALQAKLLRVLQEGEVLPLGATKPVSVNVRIVASTNRTLASEVQAGRFREDLLYRLNVFPMALPALRTRAGDIAPLAFAMLLRHACEPGMPCWISQSALDMLKAHVWPGNVRELENVIRRAILLAGKEPCIGSEHIVFDQKVRPVDAAMQEAGEASPTPSTPSRSGAKSLSDVAFQSEAKAILSALESHNGHRARTAQSLGISERTLRYRLASMRETGLIAKGGKA; translated from the coding sequence GTGCTCCAGAGCGAAATTCCAGAAATACAAACAGACGAAACAAGCGGCGAAGCATTGTTTCCGGGCGAGCCGATTTGCGGTCCTCATAGCGCTCTTGTTGATCCGACCCTGCCTCTGCTCGCCCAAAGCTGGCAGCGCGACCGGATCGTTTTGGGCGATCATGGCCGCTTTGATCCGCGCAGCAAATGCAGCGCTGGTCAGCTTGCCATCGATCTTGTTCATGACGACAAGCCCGCACTTACCCGCATCGGCGCTGCCCGTGTCACTTTGGCCTATTCGCCGCAAACACTCGGCGCGGCGCAATCGGCGCTGATCGCCAGTGCTGCTGCAAAAGGCTGGCCGGTCGCGGGCGACAATGAAAGCCTTGCCCTGCTGACATTGGCAGAGCGGATCGCCGCGAGCGAGATACCCGTCCTGCTCGAAGGGCCGACCGGCACCGGCAAGGAAGTGATCGCGCGCTTCGTCCACCGGATGAGCGCGCGCAAGGACGCCGCATTCCTCGCGGTCAATTGCGCTGCCATGCCCGAGGCGATGCTCGAAGGCATGCTGTTCGGCCACCGCAAAGGCGCGTTTACCGGCGCCGCCGAAGCGCGCGAGGGGCTGTTCCGCGCGGCTGACGGCGGTACATTGCTGCTCGACGAGATTGGCGAGCTGCCAATTGCGCTTCAGGCCAAATTGCTGCGGGTTTTGCAGGAAGGCGAAGTGCTGCCGCTGGGCGCGACCAAGCCGGTCAGCGTCAATGTCCGCATCGTCGCCTCCACCAACCGGACGCTGGCCAGCGAAGTGCAGGCAGGGCGGTTCCGCGAAGACCTGCTCTACCGTCTCAACGTTTTTCCCATGGCTCTGCCTGCCTTGCGCACCCGTGCGGGCGACATTGCTCCGCTCGCCTTTGCGATGCTGCTGCGGCACGCCTGCGAGCCGGGCATGCCGTGCTGGATCTCGCAATCCGCGCTCGACATGCTCAAAGCGCATGTCTGGCCGGGCAATGTCCGCGAGCTGGAAAATGTCATCCGCCGCGCGATCCTGTTGGCGGGTAAAGAGCCGTGCATCGGCTCTGAACACATTGTCTTTGATCAGAAAGTGCGTCCTGTCGATGCGGCTATGCAGGAGGCGGGCGAGGCCTCCCCGACACCTTCAACGCCATCCCGGTCCGGCGCGAAATCGCTCTCCGATGTCGCGTTCCAGTCCGAGGCGAAAGCGATCCTGTCGGCTCTGGAAAGCCATAACGGCCACCGCGCACGGACCGCGCAAAGCCTCGGCATTTCCGAGCGGACCTTGCGTTATCGGCTCGCCTCGATGCGCGAAACCGGATTGATTGCCAAAGGGGGTAAAGCATGA
- the fliE gene encoding flagellar hook-basal body complex protein FliE — protein sequence MSSVGQASGVQQVMALRAEVLSRSRALQDVRDATGNPPVQGASQTPPQGGGFGEVLTDALQNVSAVQQRSGNMQAAYERGEVTDIAQVMLARQEAGVAFEATLQVRNKLLSAYQEIMRMGS from the coding sequence ATGAGCAGCGTCGGACAAGCGAGCGGTGTCCAGCAGGTCATGGCGCTGCGGGCAGAAGTGCTCTCGCGCAGCCGGGCCTTGCAGGATGTGCGCGATGCAACCGGCAATCCGCCGGTTCAGGGCGCGAGCCAGACACCGCCTCAAGGCGGCGGTTTTGGCGAAGTGCTGACCGACGCGCTGCAAAATGTCAGCGCGGTTCAGCAACGTTCGGGCAATATGCAGGCCGCCTATGAGCGCGGTGAGGTGACGGATATCGCGCAGGTTATGCTCGCCCGTCAGGAAGCGGGTGTCGCGTTTGAGGCGACCTTGCAGGTCCGCAACAAACTGCTCTCCGCCTATCAAGAAATCATGCGGATGGGGAGCTGA
- the fliF gene encoding flagellar basal-body MS-ring/collar protein FliF, which yields MAETMVPVPAEGAIAIGGAPPADWRARFSEFTAQPAFRRALPALICVGVVAILAALYLMIADGPQRTLYAGLSDGERAKVVETLDRSGISYSIDNATGALTVSENDVYRARMLVASDAGLAAPQGASEMLDAIPIGSSRTLEGERLRLARERELMLTIREIDGIESVRVHLATPERSVFVRANNPPSASVMVRLVSGRSLNEAQVNAIVNLVSGSVPGMSSDAVRVVDQNGRLLSSEREGTLDGLILQREFEAKLREQVTSLLLPLLGDGNFSSQVQVELDQAEITSARETYDSEGAIRSESERTSTRLAGAGVGGVPGVPANTPPPDAELVDGPPDPQAAGAGEEAPAQPPTDSESAVQRNYELGREVAVSSTRPGGLVKLSVAVAVSDAALEAAAPMTSEQLQSLVSAAVGADEARGDQVQVVVSAFEASELPAPAFYEAKWFADVLRYMTALIAVLLVLMLAVRPLIKRMREAGAAPGTLEEEGESAMIEGDEKRERAAEDAEVLQANFPQKVDLARQLAAAQPDRAVEALQRMLDLSRDQQKEATAR from the coding sequence GTGGCTGAAACAATGGTTCCTGTGCCCGCTGAAGGCGCGATTGCGATTGGCGGCGCGCCTCCTGCCGATTGGCGCGCGCGCTTTTCCGAATTTACCGCACAGCCCGCCTTTCGCCGCGCTTTGCCCGCTTTGATCTGTGTCGGAGTGGTGGCGATCCTCGCCGCGCTCTATCTGATGATCGCCGATGGGCCGCAGCGCACGCTCTATGCAGGGCTTAGCGATGGCGAGCGGGCCAAGGTGGTCGAAACGCTCGACCGCTCTGGCATTTCCTATTCGATCGACAACGCAACCGGCGCGCTCACCGTGTCGGAAAACGACGTCTACCGCGCGCGGATGCTGGTGGCGAGCGATGCCGGTCTGGCCGCTCCACAAGGCGCGAGCGAGATGCTCGATGCGATCCCCATCGGCTCCAGCCGCACGCTGGAAGGCGAAAGATTGCGGTTGGCACGCGAGCGCGAATTGATGCTGACCATCCGCGAAATTGACGGGATCGAGAGCGTGCGCGTCCACCTTGCGACGCCCGAACGCTCGGTCTTTGTGCGCGCCAACAATCCGCCCAGCGCCAGCGTGATGGTGCGGCTTGTCTCGGGCCGCAGTCTGAACGAGGCGCAGGTCAATGCCATCGTCAATCTGGTGTCCGGTTCGGTTCCGGGGATGAGCAGCGATGCCGTGCGCGTGGTCGACCAGAATGGCCGCCTGCTGTCGTCCGAACGCGAAGGCACGCTCGACGGGTTGATTCTCCAACGCGAATTCGAAGCGAAACTGCGCGAGCAGGTTACCAGTCTGCTTCTGCCGCTGCTGGGCGACGGAAATTTCTCCAGTCAAGTTCAGGTCGAACTTGATCAGGCGGAGATCACTTCGGCGCGCGAAACCTATGATTCCGAAGGGGCGATCCGCAGCGAGAGCGAACGCACCTCTACGCGCCTGGCCGGTGCAGGCGTTGGCGGAGTGCCGGGCGTGCCTGCCAACACCCCTCCGCCCGATGCAGAGCTTGTCGACGGTCCGCCCGACCCGCAGGCCGCCGGTGCCGGCGAAGAAGCGCCAGCGCAGCCACCCACCGACAGTGAAAGCGCGGTGCAACGCAATTACGAATTGGGCCGTGAAGTGGCGGTCTCCAGCACACGTCCGGGCGGTCTGGTGAAGCTCTCGGTCGCAGTCGCGGTCAGCGATGCCGCGCTCGAAGCGGCTGCGCCAATGACGTCCGAACAGCTGCAATCGCTGGTCAGCGCGGCAGTCGGCGCGGATGAAGCGCGCGGCGATCAGGTTCAGGTTGTGGTGAGCGCTTTCGAAGCCTCCGAATTGCCAGCGCCGGCCTTTTACGAAGCCAAGTGGTTCGCCGATGTGCTGCGCTATATGACCGCGCTGATCGCGGTGCTGCTGGTGCTGATGCTGGCCGTGCGCCCGCTGATCAAGCGGATGCGCGAAGCAGGCGCGGCGCCCGGCACGCTTGAAGAAGAGGGTGAAAGCGCAATGATCGAGGGCGACGAGAAACGCGAACGCGCCGCCGAGGATGCAGAGGTGCTGCAAGCCAACTTCCCGCAAAAGGTTGATCTGGCGCGGCAATTGGCTGCGGCCCAGCCCGATCGCGCGGTCGAGGCGCTGCAACGCATGCTCGATCTATCCCGCGACCAGCAAAAAGAGGCAACTGCCCGGTGA
- a CDS encoding FliG C-terminal domain-containing protein — protein MNALSTEEMEEGAPTAPAPLLSRVDRAAVFLMLLSDDEAAGLLSRLGPDELEQIGAAMCQLGEIDAPSMAEALEDFVSESTREVLAKADRGAQVRALLNRSIGPTKTESMMLRIDPVSRPRSIEMARWLAPPVLIKLVEDEHPQMIAALLLMLEPEPAAEVLSALPEQVQSAVVERVARIGPISQQAVGMIDKLLSQRIGARFGPGALTLGGPREAANLINLGAGDLRNTVLPAIAQRDAPLAEKIEEELFTFEMLYDLDAMAMGRLLRDVDNEALVDALKGVDEASREPFFASMSSRAADGIRDEIELRGRLARSEVDAAKRKIVEVARALADQGEIAIGADDGEFV, from the coding sequence GTGAACGCGCTCTCAACCGAAGAAATGGAGGAAGGCGCTCCTACTGCACCCGCGCCCTTGCTCAGCCGGGTCGACCGCGCGGCAGTCTTTTTGATGTTGCTGAGCGACGACGAGGCCGCAGGCCTGTTGTCGCGGCTTGGCCCCGACGAACTTGAACAGATCGGCGCGGCCATGTGCCAGCTGGGCGAGATCGACGCGCCATCCATGGCCGAGGCGCTGGAGGATTTCGTCAGCGAAAGCACGCGCGAGGTCCTTGCCAAGGCGGATCGCGGCGCTCAGGTGCGCGCATTGCTCAACCGCTCGATTGGCCCGACCAAGACCGAAAGCATGATGCTGCGGATTGATCCCGTCAGCCGTCCCCGCAGTATCGAGATGGCGCGCTGGCTGGCCCCGCCTGTGCTGATCAAGCTGGTCGAAGACGAACACCCGCAGATGATCGCGGCCTTGCTGCTGATGCTCGAGCCCGAACCCGCTGCCGAAGTGCTTTCTGCACTGCCCGAACAGGTCCAGTCGGCTGTGGTCGAACGCGTAGCGCGGATCGGGCCGATTTCGCAGCAGGCGGTCGGCATGATCGACAAGCTGCTATCCCAGCGGATCGGTGCACGCTTCGGTCCGGGTGCTCTGACTTTGGGTGGCCCGCGCGAAGCGGCCAACCTCATCAATCTGGGCGCTGGCGATCTGCGCAACACTGTGCTGCCCGCAATCGCGCAGCGCGACGCGCCGCTCGCCGAGAAAATCGAAGAGGAACTGTTCACCTTCGAAATGCTCTACGACCTCGACGCAATGGCGATGGGCAGGTTGCTGCGCGATGTCGACAACGAAGCGCTGGTCGATGCGCTCAAAGGTGTCGACGAGGCCAGCCGCGAACCGTTCTTCGCATCCATGTCGAGCCGCGCTGCCGATGGCATCCGCGACGAGATCGAACTGCGCGGCCGCCTGGCGCGCAGCGAAGTGGACGCGGCGAAGCGCAAGATTGTCGAAGTCGCGCGCGCACTGGCCGATCAGGGAGAGATTGCAATAGGGGCCGACGATGGCGAATTCGTCTGA
- a CDS encoding FliH/SctL family protein → MANSSDWIAALADPAEPDERRGTPDWIAALAAPGGFVEGLPIARKPAVVDCPADPSVTAPPPPDPVAEALARGEALGRAAANEEREADLLHRKALRLTFRELDAAAIDSLANELAETVIALCGQTLADYQPEAEALRARCEAAATRLGKAACEHALHLNPADMELLDADTKEHWQVVADPAVERGGLHFEGPDGAISDGPADWRRAIAAAIRG, encoded by the coding sequence ATGGCGAATTCGTCTGATTGGATCGCCGCGCTGGCAGATCCGGCGGAACCTGATGAGCGCCGCGGCACGCCTGACTGGATCGCCGCGCTCGCGGCTCCGGGCGGCTTTGTCGAAGGCCTGCCGATTGCGCGCAAACCGGCGGTTGTCGATTGTCCGGCTGACCCCAGCGTCACGGCTCCCCCGCCGCCCGATCCGGTGGCAGAGGCGCTCGCGCGGGGTGAAGCTCTGGGCCGGGCTGCCGCGAATGAAGAGCGCGAGGCCGATCTGCTTCACCGCAAGGCGCTGCGCCTGACCTTTCGCGAGCTTGATGCAGCAGCGATCGACAGTCTGGCAAACGAGCTGGCTGAGACGGTCATCGCGCTGTGCGGACAGACACTTGCAGATTACCAGCCCGAGGCCGAGGCGCTCAGGGCGCGCTGCGAGGCTGCGGCGACGCGGCTTGGCAAGGCGGCCTGCGAACATGCGCTGCACCTCAATCCTGCGGATATGGAGCTGCTCGACGCCGATACCAAAGAACATTGGCAAGTAGTTGCCGATCCAGCGGTGGAGCGCGGGGGGCTGCATTTCGAAGGACCCGATGGCGCGATCAGCGATGGTCCAGCCGACTGGCGCCGCGCCATCGCCGCTGCGATCCGCGGATAA
- a CDS encoding FliI/YscN family ATPase produces the protein MQIELARFRNIETASGPVLSGRVVACDGGLIEVAGLALPIGSLGAIENDNGTEALAEVIGFRGGHSLMMLLGDTQLLHPSARVRSVGSPGTVRVGEALLGRAVDGLGNPIDGGPPLDSGAKWPLSGMREGALERAPVREPFDCGVRAINALATIGVGQRMGIIAGSGVGKSVLLDTIAGNAVADITVVALIGERAREVSDFVARHMTGLQRGRMVVVAVPADHAPNLRLRAAQYATAIAEYFRAQGKNVLLVLDSLTRVAHAARELALVLGEPGAARGYPPSALAAITRLVERSGNSAQSGGAITGLYTVLADGDDTSDPVVDTARAILDGHLVLSRDLAQRGHYPAIDVPASLSRVMDDIVPEPIAATALQLRALIAAREENRDLVLMGAYRAGSDPLLDRALAQSQAIDGFLRQARGEASALPVSFEALQTLMVPDE, from the coding sequence ATGCAGATCGAACTCGCGCGGTTCCGCAATATCGAAACCGCCTCGGGCCCTGTCTTGTCAGGCCGCGTGGTGGCCTGCGATGGCGGCTTGATCGAGGTCGCAGGGCTTGCTCTGCCGATTGGATCGCTGGGAGCTATCGAGAATGACAACGGCACCGAGGCGCTGGCCGAAGTGATCGGATTTCGCGGCGGTCATTCGCTGATGATGCTGCTTGGCGATACGCAATTGCTCCATCCCAGCGCCCGCGTCCGATCGGTCGGATCGCCGGGAACGGTGCGCGTCGGAGAGGCCTTGCTGGGCCGAGCAGTCGACGGGCTGGGCAATCCGATTGATGGCGGCCCGCCGCTGGATTCTGGCGCGAAATGGCCGCTTTCCGGAATGCGCGAAGGGGCGCTCGAACGCGCGCCGGTGCGTGAGCCATTCGATTGCGGCGTGCGCGCGATCAACGCGCTGGCGACCATCGGCGTGGGACAGCGAATGGGCATCATCGCAGGCTCGGGCGTCGGCAAGTCGGTTCTGCTCGACACGATTGCGGGCAATGCTGTGGCCGATATCACCGTCGTCGCGCTGATCGGAGAACGCGCGCGCGAAGTCTCTGATTTTGTTGCGCGGCATATGACTGGATTGCAGCGCGGGCGAATGGTGGTGGTGGCGGTTCCAGCCGATCACGCCCCCAATCTGCGGCTGCGCGCGGCGCAATACGCGACCGCGATTGCCGAATATTTCCGCGCTCAGGGCAAGAATGTGCTGCTGGTGCTCGATAGCCTGACCCGTGTTGCCCATGCGGCGCGCGAATTGGCCCTTGTGCTGGGGGAGCCGGGCGCAGCGCGCGGCTATCCGCCATCTGCGCTGGCTGCGATCACGAGGCTGGTCGAGCGCAGCGGCAATTCGGCGCAATCGGGCGGAGCGATCACTGGTCTCTACACCGTGCTCGCCGATGGCGATGACACCAGCGATCCGGTGGTCGATACGGCGCGGGCGATCCTTGACGGGCACCTCGTCCTGTCGCGCGATCTGGCGCAGCGCGGGCATTATCCTGCGATTGATGTGCCTGCTTCGCTGAGCCGGGTGATGGACGATATCGTGCCTGAGCCGATTGCCGCGACTGCCTTGCAACTGCGCGCGCTGATTGCCGCGCGTGAGGAGAACCGCGATCTGGTCTTGATGGGGGCCTATCGCGCGGGCTCAGACCCGTTGCTCGACCGCGCGCTAGCGCAGTCGCAGGCAATTGACGGGTTTCTGCGGCAGGCGCGGGGCGAGGCCTCTGCTTTGCCGGTCAGCTTCGAGGCATTGCAGACGCTGATGGTGCCTGATGAATGA
- a CDS encoding flagellar basal body-associated FliL family protein has protein sequence MAKAAEDTAEGDKPKGGMLKMVIFAVLLLGIGAGGAYGAFAAGLIGEQGPSGPDFPEYVRKGEGEPYALPENSATSDPAGIVHGEGGSEYRTAYYSFDETFTSNLADSPGLIQVDIAVSTRRDGRVLLWVQNHELAIRSAILAQLAATPEGPIYTVEGKNELSERLTVAINQVLEENEGFGGIDSVHFKGFLVQ, from the coding sequence ATGGCAAAGGCAGCCGAAGATACCGCGGAGGGCGATAAGCCCAAGGGCGGAATGCTGAAAATGGTAATCTTCGCGGTGCTGTTGCTCGGCATCGGGGCAGGCGGTGCCTATGGCGCGTTTGCCGCAGGCCTGATCGGCGAACAGGGACCAAGCGGCCCCGACTTTCCCGAATATGTGCGCAAGGGTGAGGGCGAACCTTACGCGCTACCCGAAAACAGCGCCACGAGTGATCCGGCTGGCATCGTTCACGGCGAAGGGGGGAGTGAATACCGCACCGCCTATTACAGCTTTGACGAGACTTTCACCTCCAACCTCGCCGATTCACCCGGACTGATCCAGGTCGATATTGCGGTGTCCACGCGGCGCGACGGCCGGGTGCTCTTGTGGGTGCAGAACCACGAGCTCGCAATCCGCTCAGCCATCCTCGCCCAGCTTGCCGCCACGCCCGAGGGGCCGATCTACACGGTCGAGGGGAAGAACGAATTGTCCGAACGGCTGACAGTCGCGATCAATCAGGTGCTTGAGGAAAACGAGGGCTTTGGCGGGATCGATTCGGTTCATTTCAAGGGGTTCCTCGTTCAATGA
- a CDS encoding flagellar motor switch protein FliM encodes MNMSGAFAESFADARPVAQHCTELTWRGPRPEERAETISAWCRDLGNELSQELAQLFSGGKLKAVLSEPEMLPGKDVFDRIGPIAVNSLLRCGDSDQTMLLSLDLATAIALTDASFGGTGALPDEVPAQLPRSAAMLAEQCAAMIAQSIVTTNGSSPQVNSDVLVLSENAARLKPFSAEAQVAVFTLNVQMGAETEWKFLLAVGNDRLDGLLPGEAGGAMPMARPHLPSDGTSGAFAELPMPVEAVLSEFEVTLGRLDSLSPGDEIPLAIAGELPLRMGEKVLAHGALGTLENRMALRVTRLAHSPRPGTASPSPEFSA; translated from the coding sequence ATGAATATGTCCGGAGCCTTTGCCGAGAGTTTTGCCGATGCGCGCCCGGTGGCGCAGCATTGCACCGAACTGACATGGCGCGGGCCGCGCCCTGAAGAGCGCGCGGAAACGATCTCCGCATGGTGCCGCGATCTGGGCAATGAGTTGTCACAGGAACTGGCGCAGCTGTTTTCGGGCGGCAAGCTGAAGGCCGTGCTCAGCGAACCCGAAATGCTGCCGGGCAAGGATGTGTTTGACCGGATCGGACCGATCGCGGTGAACAGTCTGTTGCGCTGCGGTGACAGCGATCAGACAATGCTGCTCTCGCTCGATCTGGCGACAGCGATTGCGCTCACTGATGCCTCTTTCGGCGGGACCGGCGCTCTGCCTGACGAAGTGCCCGCGCAATTGCCGCGCTCGGCCGCGATGCTGGCCGAGCAATGCGCAGCGATGATTGCTCAGAGCATTGTGACCACCAATGGGTCCTCGCCTCAGGTGAACAGCGATGTGCTGGTGCTCAGCGAAAACGCCGCGCGCCTCAAGCCTTTCAGCGCCGAAGCGCAGGTCGCGGTCTTCACGCTCAATGTCCAGATGGGCGCCGAGACTGAATGGAAGTTTCTGCTCGCAGTTGGCAATGACCGGCTCGATGGGCTGCTTCCCGGTGAGGCAGGCGGGGCAATGCCTATGGCCCGCCCGCACCTGCCCAGCGACGGGACCAGCGGCGCATTTGCCGAACTGCCGATGCCTGTCGAAGCGGTTCTGAGCGAATTTGAAGTCACGCTGGGGCGGCTCGATAGCCTGTCACCCGGCGATGAAATCCCGCTTGCCATTGCTGGCGAACTGCCACTGCGGATGGGTGAGAAAGTGTTGGCGCATGGGGCGCTCGGCACGCTTGAAAACCGGATGGCGCTGCGGGTGACGCGGCTCGCGCATTCACCTCGTCCCGGAACCGCCAGCCCCTCACCGGAGTTTTCCGCATGA
- the fliN gene encoding flagellar motor switch protein FliN: MNAFNPAIHRFGEVTVRLSVELGRTDMPLKDVLALGEGSVVPLDRLTDELLDVTANGKVIARGEVIAQDGRFALRIVSLVGDEQSGMQVGKGNAPVEPETTDAVQ; encoded by the coding sequence ATGAACGCCTTTAACCCCGCGATCCATCGCTTCGGCGAAGTGACCGTCCGCCTGTCGGTCGAGCTTGGCCGCACCGATATGCCGCTCAAAGACGTGCTCGCGCTGGGAGAGGGCAGTGTTGTGCCGCTTGACCGGTTGACCGACGAATTGCTCGACGTGACCGCCAATGGAAAAGTCATCGCGCGCGGTGAAGTGATCGCGCAGGATGGCCGCTTTGCATTGCGGATTGTCAGCCTTGTCGGCGATGAACAATCGGGCATGCAAGTTGGCAAGGGCAATGCGCCGGTCGAACCAGAGACGACGGACGCCGTCCAATGA
- a CDS encoding flagellar biosynthetic protein FliO: protein MMVEYFLRLALLLPLLALLIWGSLRLTRYLQTRMVGAAASGKRIELVETSLVAPGLKLAVVRFHDREILLGCSRGGLVRLGEAQASVQPSEIETQ, encoded by the coding sequence ATGATGGTCGAATATTTCCTCCGCCTGGCTTTGCTCCTGCCGCTGCTGGCTTTGCTTATCTGGGGCAGTCTGCGGCTCACGCGCTACCTCCAGACGCGGATGGTCGGCGCTGCGGCAAGCGGCAAGCGGATTGAGCTGGTGGAGACAAGTCTGGTCGCGCCGGGGCTCAAGCTGGCGGTGGTGCGCTTCCACGACCGGGAGATATTGCTGGGTTGTTCGCGCGGCGGGCTGGTGCGGCTGGGCGAGGCCCAAGCATCCGTGCAGCCAAGCGAAATCGAAACGCAGTGA